From the genome of Desulfobaculum xiamenense, one region includes:
- a CDS encoding ribonuclease H-like domain-containing protein, whose product MLEHSFCHIPRVGVGTEERYWLNGIRSWDDALSPSADRFLGNRAAWVRQHVEDSMERLAAHDALHFQRGLPAAQHWRMFRAFRDDAAYLDIETTGLTFGEDHITSIALYGHGEVKTFVHGRNLEDFQDEILKYSLLVTYNGKTFDVPFIERSFGMKLAMAHIDLRYVLKKLGFSGGLKRCEKAIGLSRDELEGVDGYFAVLLWNEYQATGDEAVLETLLAYNAADVVSLEALLVHAWNRLAAGTPFACEGLELPAPKEPVVPHCASIDVVERLRRKYGLARF is encoded by the coding sequence ATGCTTGAACATTCCTTCTGCCATATCCCGCGCGTGGGCGTGGGAACCGAGGAGCGCTACTGGCTGAACGGCATTCGCAGCTGGGACGACGCCCTTTCCCCTTCCGCCGACAGATTCCTTGGCAACCGCGCCGCGTGGGTGCGTCAGCACGTCGAGGATTCCATGGAGCGCCTCGCCGCGCACGACGCCCTGCATTTCCAGCGCGGCCTGCCCGCCGCCCAGCACTGGCGCATGTTTCGCGCCTTCCGCGACGACGCGGCCTATCTCGACATCGAAACCACGGGCCTGACCTTCGGCGAGGACCACATCACGAGCATTGCCCTCTATGGTCACGGCGAGGTGAAGACCTTCGTCCACGGCCGCAATCTCGAAGATTTTCAGGACGAGATCCTCAAGTATTCGCTGCTGGTGACCTACAACGGCAAGACCTTCGACGTGCCCTTCATCGAGCGCAGTTTCGGCATGAAGCTGGCCATGGCGCACATCGACCTGCGCTACGTCCTGAAGAAGCTGGGCTTCTCGGGCGGACTCAAGCGCTGCGAAAAGGCCATTGGCCTCTCGCGCGACGAGTTGGAAGGTGTGGACGGCTACTTCGCGGTGCTTTTGTGGAACGAGTATCAGGCCACGGGCGACGAGGCGGTGCTTGAGACGCTCCTCGCCTACAACGCCGCCGACGTGGTGAGCCTTGAGGCACTTCTGGTGCATGCGTGGAACAGGCTTGCGGCGGGAACGCCCTTTGCCTGCGAGGGGCTGGAACTGCCCGCGCCGAAGGAGCCGGTGGTGCCACACTGCGCGTCGATCGACGTGGTGGAGCGGTTGCGGCGCAAATACGGCCTCGCGCGGTTCTGA
- a CDS encoding DUF5658 family protein, protein MIWILFVLFVALQVADVWSTNRILLRGGRELNPVVRWLMRACGRWWWVPKIVIATACGVYLTLEPWPDGPAVLGLVTAIYVWVVYRNLRQLPRWGFWR, encoded by the coding sequence GTGATCTGGATTCTTTTTGTGTTGTTCGTTGCACTTCAGGTGGCCGACGTGTGGTCCACCAATCGCATCCTTTTGCGGGGCGGCAGGGAACTCAACCCCGTGGTGCGCTGGCTCATGCGCGCGTGCGGCCGCTGGTGGTGGGTGCCCAAGATCGTCATCGCTACGGCCTGCGGTGTGTATCTGACATTGGAACCGTGGCCGGACGGCCCTGCCGTGCTCGGGCTTGTCACCGCCATCTACGTGTGGGTGGTGTACCGCAATCTGCGCCAACTGCCGCGTTGGGGATTCTGGCGCTGA
- a CDS encoding MerR family transcriptional regulator yields MGAHTCMSLREIARRLDIPPSTIVSYKDRFAAFLPFVDDGRRRSYPPAALEIFREIRALSEEQLPASEIERRLALRYAELLARGGGSDGAVCPDAPVLVRVLAGVLEKVTGLLAEQCDAACANEELHREVESLRREVARLRRERAQDVRGDRLKVLREQIVRLRREKRELEQAMLDAVGTAGAAGRTPPTQFMELPLVIRSGRGEFLGVGGRGRRNFTLRKLLALVRRGASGGRSLGVAWTRNEGFWSLSLGFGNGDGEGVRRFVLNIAETLTPRRNIVACLDAMSVDGQDVPAAYLLDFFRRIRTEFVG; encoded by the coding sequence ATGGGTGCGCACACATGCATGAGCCTGCGGGAGATTGCGCGCAGGCTCGACATTCCGCCTTCGACGATCGTGTCCTACAAGGATCGCTTCGCCGCGTTTCTGCCCTTTGTCGACGATGGGCGGCGGCGGTCGTATCCACCAGCCGCGCTTGAAATTTTCCGTGAGATTCGCGCCCTGTCGGAGGAGCAACTCCCTGCTTCGGAGATCGAGCGGCGTCTGGCCTTGCGCTATGCCGAGCTTCTGGCTCGGGGCGGTGGGTCGGACGGCGCGGTGTGCCCCGATGCTCCGGTGTTGGTCCGCGTGCTGGCCGGTGTGCTTGAAAAGGTGACGGGGCTTCTGGCGGAGCAGTGCGATGCCGCCTGTGCCAACGAGGAATTGCACCGTGAGGTCGAGTCGCTGCGGCGTGAGGTGGCCCGTTTGCGCCGCGAGCGGGCGCAGGACGTGCGGGGCGACAGGCTGAAGGTACTGCGAGAGCAGATCGTGCGTTTGCGTCGCGAGAAGCGGGAACTGGAACAGGCCATGCTTGACGCCGTAGGCACCGCAGGCGCGGCGGGGCGAACTCCGCCGACGCAGTTCATGGAGCTGCCGCTGGTCATCCGTTCCGGACGCGGCGAGTTTTTGGGCGTTGGCGGGCGTGGGCGCAGGAATTTCACGCTACGCAAGCTTTTGGCCCTCGTGCGCCGGGGGGCGTCCGGCGGGCGCTCGCTTGGCGTGGCATGGACGCGCAACGAAGGGTTCTGGTCGCTGTCTCTCGGTTTCGGCAACGGCGATGGTGAGGGCGTGCGTCGTTTCGTTTTGAACATCGCGGAGACGTTGACCCCCCGGCGCAATATCGTTGCCTGTCTGGATGCCATGAGCGTGGACGGGCAGGACGTACCAGCGGCCTATTTGCTCGATTTTTTCAGACGAATACGCACCGAATTCGTCGGGTGA